One Parasteatoda tepidariorum isolate YZ-2023 chromosome 1, CAS_Ptep_4.0, whole genome shotgun sequence genomic window, gatagtttttaatttttatggcatAAGATAATCACGTAGTTTTCCTCCAATCTAAGTATTTAAAAGcctagaaggaaaaaaaaaacttgctttacCTTAAATATAAgtagatagaatttttttatgagcatttgaaatgttttgctcatgctaaaaaaaaaagggaaaaaacatGATTAAAGGACTTAGgcgaatttttttccctatgcATAGGGAACATGccaaaaattattcatgctTTTTACAACAGACCATCTAAATCCACTTAGCGTAAAATGTTTTGATCCTCAAATGTTTAATCAAGAATTGCCGTAGCAAGCATAATTGAAGcgtatttttcacttaaaaaactatcattcatgattaaaaaaaaaagcattttatctaacaaaaaaaatcttttttttaatgatttcaaaagaACATgctttttacgaaatttttagcTTTGAATCTTCTAAGCAAAAGGAAGTAGGTATAAGATTAATGTATAGACAAATACATTAGCCTTTCTCTCATCACATTCTTCAGTAGccagtaaaagaaaaacaaaaaaaaagaaggaaagaaattaatttttttaaatacctagcatttttaaatcagaaaatttaaaaataaattacttaatattttataaccttcgtcGATTCAATTTTGAGTTATGTGTCTACCTATGTTCTACTGCCTTGCttatagccttgtaattttagaTCAAATCCAGTAGACTAGGGAACTCCTTGTTGTATTAGAAAAATGTTGCTTTCTTGAAGGACTTTTCAACGGATTTAACCCTTATTTGCGTTACATCTACAGGAAAACTGCGAAAACCTATCACTGTTAACCTAAAGGCAAGggatctaccactgaggatatttcatgttaGCGCTGTGGTCGTTACGAACTGGTTGCAGAATTCGTGTcgaccagtcattgctgggattcgaacccggggaagttcattaaattacttaataaagaaaaagaatcatACTTACTCTTTGAAAGGTTTTTAACCAGGAAATACTGAAGGTTActaatttgaactattttaatttaacgatGCACGTAAAATTAAACGGAAGAAAGTTTACTTACTCTCTGGCAAACTCTAGATGAACATCCACCTCAAAGAGAGCTGAACTCGTAAAAGAGAGACACTCTCTTAGTTTCTAACTTCTAAATCCAGGTTTTATACAACAGGGGAGACGGAGCCCATTTTGAATCAAATCAAAGCACATCAAAGCCCACAACGAATAAAATATGCGAGTGAGAATAATTGGGGTTGCAATGGATCAGATcgaaaattttcacttttaacctcaaaatgaatgaaaactcTCTAAGTTAAGAgaacaacaataaatatataagacgAGTTTTAAACTGCCatatacacagtccagtcacattaatgtgaccaccacCTACTTTCGACGTCAACGTGAAATAACCACTCACAGAGTGCAGGTGGCAGCACATTACAGTGTAGTGTATATATTGGATGTCCTAGGGCATCGAAAAGCATTTCAGTCGTTGGCGCAATGCAGAAATGTAGCGATTTATCCGACGTCCAAAAGGGCATGATTATTGGCTTTCGGGCCAAGGGTGGAAGCATTTCGGAAACGACTGATTTTGTGAACTGTTCGCGTGCCGCCGTGGTAAAAGTATACCGTGCATGGCAAAATGGCACTATACAAAACAAACGGCGTGGCACATGTGGTGCACCACGGGCCAAAGATGGCAGAGGCAAACGAAGGCTGCGGAAATGTGTTGAGACGAATAGACGTGCAACTGTTGAGCAACTGACCGTCCAGATGAACCGAGGGGCTACCAAATGTGTATCCTCAACAACTGTTCAGCGAACGTTGCTGCGCATGGGCCTCCGCAGCAGACGCCTGGTTAATGCACCTATGCTGACTGCTGTTCATCGGTGACAAAGACTGGAATTTGCACGCCAGTACCGTAACTAGACGTCCACAGAGTGGCAACAGGTGGCTTTTTCCGATGAATCACATTTTATACTCCATGGGACGGATGGACGTTGGCGTAAAACGTCTGAAAGCAAACACCCTGCAACAATTGCCGGAAGACTGCAGGCTGGAAGAGGGAGCGCTATGGTTTGGGGAatgttttcctggcattcaCTGGGTGCACTCATCATTGTGGAAGGCGCGATGGATCAGTATAAGTACATATCTGTCCTTGCGGACCATGTCCACCCCTACATGCAAATGATTTTTCCTCAGAATGATGGCATCTACCACCAGGACAATGCGAGGTGTCATACAGCTCGCAGTACATGTGCGTGGTTCGAAGAGCACCAGGATGAATTTACCGTACTCCCCTGGCCAGCAAACTCACCGGATTTGAACCCAATCGGGAATCTGTGGTACCACCTCGATCGGGTTGTTCGGGCCATAGATCCTCAACCGCGTAATCTAGCGCAGCTGGCCACGGCACTGGAGTCGGCATGGCTCAACATCCCAGTGAGCACTTTCAGAAACCTAATTGACTTTCTTCCTGCACGTTTCGTAGCGGTCCACTCAGCCAACGGTGGTTATTCTGGCTTTTGAcaggtggtcacattaatgtgactggactgtgtattATTGTAAGTTAAATACCTTACTTTCCACCAATACACTTGGTTAATTAATACTGGcgatataataaatttgatgaatCGACAGTAACTtcattttccttataaaaatgttaaaaaaagtacacaTGTCTCAAGCTCTTAATCAAGGTGCTTAATCGGTACAAAACAGCATGTGTacgataaaagaataattatttactttccaCAAAGAAACAATGTAAAGGAAACTGatgacgaaataaaaaaaagaagaaaagaacagTGGTCAAGAGGACGACTctagcaataaaaagaaaataagagcAAAAAACATTCCCATGAGGTGAAGTGGAACTGATGCCTTTTAAAGGGGAATCGGTATTCATATGAATTAAAGATGAAATAAGAGCATCAAGAAAATCTAACATATCAGGActacaaagaatttaaatattaatagagaAAATTTATATCCAAGTTAAACTCATATCCAAGTCCCCAACAATATGCGGCAGCCAATAATATATCGAACTCTTAAAGAAAGAGATACTGGCTGTGCTGACTCAATCCAGATTTGCGTCTGCTTGGTTGGCTAATTCTGACCAAGATTGCTGCGGAATTTTATGTAGTCGAAGCTCCAGCGCTACAGTACTGTTAGGAGCTTAATTTGGTTTCGTAAACatgctttgaaataaatttacatcTACAATTTTAATTGGGTAAATTCGAATGAGTTTAATGTAAGAATGCGCCATTTCTGATGGATAGATCTAtacattctcacgaaaactgtcatttttcagttcataaaatccgaaaaaagtaaagtgaataaaaagctctgaaactttttatattaatagaaatatgtaatgacattataaagaaagaatatatcctataaattatacttaatatataaattaattaatttttaaataattaatttataattaaataatttataataattaataattgattaattaataattaattaattaatttaataaattaatttattaattttttaatttatttttcaaattaattaataagtaaattaattattttcactatttaaaaagtgagggaatgacactaatagtgagggaatgatattttattttaatacatgtttttatctaagttacatctNAAATGTGCTGATTTTAACTTTGATGACGCCATTTTATCTAACTATGAAATGTGTAAAGACTATTCTTGAGCAGAAGATACGTAAATGAACGTGAAATGTTAGAAGACAGTATTGCTAAAACTCGAATTAAGTGTGAATTATTAGAGAGTGATTTCCACATTTCATGTACCAAACTAGCTACGGTTTcgagatgttttaaaataaaattgtcatacaatgaaaattttacaaaattggcagactatttatattattgagaACATACGTATAGCCTTCACGAAGGAAAAAATGTATGCTACGTTTCATGCctttgcaatattttcaaaatggtattcttttttaatgctttatgcctcaaaaaatgctataatgtcaaaaaaaaactggaaatagTTAACACCCCAGCAGTTTTATAAGTATCTTGGTATCTTGTATCTTGTTTCAGAGGAATTTACCTagtgaatttatatatatatatatatatatatataagcagcTTTCTGCTTGGATAATAATCACTGCTTGCAGAAATGCTGTTTTCAATGAAGTTAATTAAGTTGAAGTATAACACTTTATGATTACTGCGTATTTCTTTAACCATGTTTGATTAATAAATCCATAAATCTATTTACTCTTATGGAATatgaagcatttatttaaaataaatgttgcaaATTAAACACGTTCAGCTTTTATTCGAGTATCTCactttataatttgtttctaGAGTAGATTAAACGGAATAATCCGATTAAATGATAAGATAAGTCTGCAAACAAGTAAATGTTTTGGTAACAAAATTATCATTACATTTGTAActtaattttctacaaaagaaattattaatatcttttagTGTCactatttgaaggaaaaaactATATCACTAATTTGATCGAAAACACAATGGCTATAGTGTTTTCCCTACAGTTAAGTTTTTCTCTCTGCTCgtttttttctattaacagATGAATTATCCGTTTCATAAATGGATCGCgactactatttttttctttactaagaATACATGATTCGAAagattattgttaattaattaggtaAAATCACACTGcgtattaatttgttttattatccaataattaaaataaagttttttacgTCTGTATTAACGTTaggatattttttgatattatttcgaTAAGGAAGTATTTATGGGAGGCCAAGATTAAGTTTATacttaatgtataataaatatgtcttgctatttttactgaaatataatttttaatttaatgaatggtCAACATATATATGGAGATTTGATCTGTAGTTTAAAAAGaggaaacataaaatattattaataattgtcaaactttctcaaaaaagtatgtaaatatCTAAGGATACATATATGTGTTTTTCTATATATAATTAAGtgttaaagaagtttttaacaACTTGTATTAAGATTCAATAAAAACctacagaaaataatattgttcaatGGTGTTGAAATGCTTAATGTGTTTGTAAATGCTGGCTCGTAGCAAATGCTTTTTTAGtctaataaaaaaggaattaaaaacgTCTAGTCACAATGAaggagaaatattaatttaaggaaGCCTAAAAAAGCATTAAGAAATATGGTGCTATATCTCTCCGAATTAAATTTGAACaaccgaagtttatgaattaagaacttcattttaaaataacaccaAATTAAGGAAACATACAATTTAAAGATAGTagttaaatttagatatttataattcagaaaataagcTTACGATAAGGTCACGCTCATTCTCACCATACATGAATTACCAAAATGAaggtcaaattttaatttaaggaagcataaaaaatcattaaaaatatggtGTTATATCTCTCCGAATTAAATTTGAACAACCAAAGTTTAtgaattaacacattattttaaaataacaccaAATCGAggaaacatacattttaatgatagtagttaaatttaaatatttataattaaaaaaaaagctaatgaTAAGGTCATGCTTATTCTCACCATACatgaattactttaatttagaaataaaaaatcaattattcgtgatcgcaacgaactatagggggcgttgttgtatgagactaatatctgcgatttctatatgaacagtcattcagttactctagagacggcgttaatgtagcacgtagcattgcaacggtccttctttattgtggctaattaaatttaaaaaagaaaaatgcttgatattctttcttatgcaaacgaaaacaaaatggtatctctttttattagagaaggaatatccaaaacacatcggaaaaatatttgtacattaacagaaaaaaatatgtatattcttataagagttaaaacctaatgcccgagaaatagtattactaaatttaatgatataacatgaaaggcccatttaaactttacattctatagttttaagaatcatattacttcaaaaattaaaatgaacaaaaagtatacataagcctcataattttatgaaatttaattttgtaaacaaagttttttgacaacaatttttatcaaaaaatttcaagtttcaataaaaatcattatttagaaactaagaaacgtaaaataaagaatgctgacgaaacaaaaaaaaaaaaaaaaaaaaacaattcttttttgtcgccatttttagtgctacgaaaattcgtctttgggatttgccaaaaacaaaacaagatgcaattttattttttcaggagggaaatattttaccgaaaaaacgaaaatgtaccaattcccacaacataaaactttatcttggtaaacgtacgttttggaaatgttatttcatttggaatcttatttatcagagttcatatggcgatatgattgttttgaatctatgctaaactctatatcggctcattttccaccgaaatccgattgactattttgattttaaataaagtgttttattttatgaattgtcgcaaaaattttaagtgtagattggcggcacttaaaaaccgccaaatctgtagcggcggtggcgttaatacgtaagtaccgaatttttattccatacttttctgaatcatattacttcaaacattggaatatacaagaagtatacataaacacataatgttataccatttaatttttcaaaaaaagtattttgagaacaatttttatcaaaaaattataaactaaaaaacggaaaataaagaattcttaggataaaaaaaacgattttaagaattcttaacattgaaataaaaactttcatattgtttctttttttattattcttatagttcttaatcagacgtaaaaaaccattctgtagagaaccatcatcaaatgaaaaaaaaatatttacaagcaaattttttattgtaaaaatcattgcacttacctgatttatgattcccggagaattccaaaatgataagttccttgtttgaaaactttattctcaaataatagatacatagtttataccttcattacttttagataacatactacacagcaaaattttataattgatatgaatttgaatatgtagctaaaaacagaatagctgaattctagttgaacttattctttcaaaattaaaaaaaacttaccaagaaaacgatttaaattaattaagaatcagcacaaatggcactatttcaagtaacttggataattttttattgttgttttccgaattatatggatacagaaatatatactattctataacgaagaagaatatgctataactattacaattctgtatgttctgaattcatatttattcactggaatgacgaaagcaatgttgacttcactttaattcgtaatgaattgaagacagaagaaatgcattttaccttaatacacacatctgtaacagtatccgaaatcggaagtcatcagttgcaagtttgttgataatagaaattaaaaattattgaggaatttttcttcaaatgtttggcgtgttctgttcctgaaagatttaccaatattctggagatttttttcaagttcttcggcctttaccttagggaaattttgtttcttatttgccgCTAAAAAACGGCGTCTGATTCTGTCAATGACttcgatggaactaaatgaaaacgtgataaattaatgtctgatatttacaggctcccgctagacggcgtactcgagcgttgcaaTCGCGAATTGCGAGTGATTTGAATAGCATCTGTTTATAGTTAATAATCAAAGTCGAATTTGAGTGAGTTTGATCAGGTTTTCCATGGTGCCTTACATCTGCAGAAACAAAAGTTCTTTGTTGAAATctgttattcttaaaatatgcttttacaTGTGTTATAAgagtatttatattataaatctcTCTAAACTCGattatataattgtaatttctaCCATTTTCTGTTTCCTCGAGCCAAGTTCCAATTCGTCTTAATATTATCTCTGTGCTACGTGGTAATTTAATTCAAGAACTaagtttgctttctttttcttctaagaAGCAGTCTATCTTATTCAGCATCCTAgattaatgattcttacttaCAATTGTATCTTTGTATTGACTTTTATGAGTGTCttacttatatttatatgttatctttattttcttattattactttacatcaaataatgtaaatgaaTATTCCCGATGTTCTCTTACACCAggtattatttttagttctcaTTGTATTAAAGCGACAGAAAACAAGAGTTATTTGTTGTGCTTCACTTAAATACATCGGTGTTAAGTAGTTGTCACCTTTCACGGTGTTAAGACAAACTAAATTTTCCTTGCAATGCTGGTTTCGAGAAATCCTTGGGTCGGgactataaaaaaagaaaaattcttaatgcTTCCTCAATGTAGCAAAGTGCAGATGACTtctatcttttctttattttcaaagagcATAGATACTGAGTTAAAAAgcgtttatgtttttttaaacttaaataaatacaagaagaAGAATTACTAGATatctctaaattaattattttatatatttagttttctcgtagattctaaaaataaattttgagagtgcttatttaaaaaatctttatatatttttttctaaaaaaagtaaagcatttgCTCAACAGCAGGAGTTGATTTCGACAATGTGCTCTATTGAGGATAAGGCTCCatatttttcaagcaaaatgaCATATTGTGGCAATGAAGTAAGCATTTCGGGCCAACCgtctttatatataatttacatGTTCATGATAacctgttattttttgtttgtttattattcaTGATATACAGACTTGCCACTTAGAAATCAGTCCCACTTGTTCAGTAACACTTTTATCATCTAATCCATGGTTTACCATATGTGTTATTATTCCTCCTCCCTAGAGCATCTTATGTATGTATGAAATGGATGAGATCAAAATTCATGGACGACTAATTCAAACgataaatatctcaaaaaggTGCAAAgccaaaataaacaataaacgCAGAGCCAAAATAAGAACAGCGCAAGCCAAAATGAACATTATTCTgcggggaaaaaattaatcaggGATAACTGCATCGATCAAAGGGTAAAAATAGGACCTCTTTAGAAGGCATGCAAAGGTTTACATCTTTGCCATCATATCTCTTTGCCATCATAATCTTATCTTTGTTATCATAATGGTCAATTTCTCGCATAATACAATGTACGAAAGTGATCCTTGGCTTTTTCACTCATAAAAGTatgaactaaataaaagtatgaaGTAGATAAAATATGAACTAGATAAAAGTATGATGAaactatattattatgctttattgcGTAATTTCGCAACTAATTTACGAATTATATTGTGCAACAAATCAGTTTGCTTTTCTCCATACTCACTCATGTTATGTAACAATATCCTAGCAATAGTTTAATCTTGGCCCCAATATGGTTCTAAATTAAATCAACATGTATCCGAAGAGAACACATGCACTGATGGACCAAAAGATTTTGAACTATTGAATGTAGTCATTCAATATTGGACCATCATTCATTAATATCTAGATCCAATATTACGAAAAATAGACActctaatattagaaatatatcgTAAATTTCTTTGAGACATAAATGAATTTTggttaaactaaatatttctgggatcaatatttaaaaaaatcgacacATCATTATTGATCCATATATTCTAAACTAATCTGAACCATACACAGAAATTAATCAGACATGGAAATTAACATCATATGTAGCACATTAACTCATACCATATGCCGAAATTAATCAaacatagaaattaaaatcatacatAGCACATTAACACATATCATAcatagaaattaatttgaaataaacaacaTTAATCGAATTTTCAATGCCTTTCTAAGaccaatattacaaaatatagtcTCAATATTCTCCCTATCCTGAAAGAgtatatatttgtttgtaaatacttgtcttatatttaaaagaattgcaAACAAAacacaagaattaaaaaaaatcgtaatattttcgtttttttttaaatatccaaataagaatctcaattaaaaataaaacaaaagtgtaACATGATTTTGTgtcatatattaaatttaagtttttaaatcaataagcttcttttcaattaaaaaaagaggtaATTCATGAATAGATAATGAACCAATGA contains:
- the LOC122270337 gene encoding uncharacterized protein, with amino-acid sequence MQKCSDLSDVQKGMIIGFRAKGGSISETTDFVNCSRAAVVKVYRAWQNGTIQNKRRGTCGAPRAKDGRGKRRLRKCVETNRRATVEQLTVQMNRGATKCVSSTTVQRTLLRMGLRSRRLVNAPMLTAVHR